The following coding sequences are from one Limnobacter sp. SAORIC-580 window:
- a CDS encoding peroxiredoxin has product MSLEVNSKVPDFSAACTGGGNFTLSAHTGKNLIIYFYPKDSTPGCTTEGENFRDLHPEFLKADCLVFGVSRDSMKSHENFKAKLEMPFELISDPDEKVCTIFDVMKMKNMYGKQVRGVERSTFVINKKGILVQEWRGLKVPGHAQAVLDFVRTIGD; this is encoded by the coding sequence GTGTCACTTGAAGTCAACAGCAAAGTGCCTGATTTTTCAGCAGCTTGTACTGGCGGCGGCAATTTTACCCTGTCAGCCCACACTGGCAAAAACCTGATCATTTATTTTTACCCCAAAGACAGCACGCCAGGCTGCACCACCGAGGGCGAAAACTTTCGCGACCTACACCCCGAGTTTTTAAAAGCTGACTGCCTTGTTTTTGGTGTTTCACGCGATTCCATGAAATCGCATGAAAACTTCAAAGCCAAACTGGAAATGCCGTTTGAATTGATTTCAGATCCGGACGAGAAGGTATGCACAATTTTCGACGTGATGAAAATGAAAAACATGTACGGAAAACAAGTACGTGGCGTGGAAAGAAGTACCTTTGTAATCAACAAGAAAGGCATTCTTGTGCAGGAGTGGCGCGGCTTGAAGGTGCCGGGCCATGCGCAAGCGGTGCTTGACTTTGTACGCACA
- a CDS encoding SMR family transporter, with product MTTYAAILVLSGVILNALAQLLLKMATNKVGVIEASSALSLGAMSALFLQWPMILGLFCYGFSLLIWLMALSRVDVTLAYPMLAIGYVINAFAAQYFLNEPVSLQRWVAIGVIVLGVALLARS from the coding sequence ATGACCACCTATGCTGCCATTTTAGTGCTCTCGGGCGTAATTTTGAATGCGCTGGCCCAGCTGCTGTTAAAAATGGCCACCAACAAAGTGGGCGTCATCGAGGCATCCAGTGCGCTTAGCCTGGGTGCCATGTCCGCCTTGTTTTTGCAGTGGCCAATGATTCTGGGGCTGTTTTGCTACGGATTTTCACTGCTCATTTGGCTAATGGCGCTTTCACGGGTCGATGTAACACTGGCCTACCCCATGCTGGCAATAGGTTATGTGATCAATGCCTTTGCGGCGCAATACTTCCTCAATGAACCTGTGAGCCTGCAGCGCTGGGTGGCAATCGGGGTGATCGTACTGGGTGTGGCGCTTTTGGCGCGTTCCTGA
- a CDS encoding Mth938-like domain-containing protein, which produces MKFQPESLDNQFVVQRYDEEGVVISGRLQTESVVFGTDFTPRIWENAGSGPLQLAHCEWLYGQCPDSMEVLLIGTGAKQVFPGMDIRKFFANKRCPVEYMDSQAACRTYNILIGEGRHVIAAILL; this is translated from the coding sequence ATGAAATTTCAACCTGAATCGCTCGACAATCAATTCGTCGTTCAGCGGTATGACGAAGAAGGTGTCGTGATCAGCGGCAGGCTTCAAACTGAAAGCGTGGTGTTTGGCACTGATTTCACCCCCAGAATCTGGGAAAACGCGGGTTCGGGCCCACTGCAATTGGCCCACTGCGAGTGGCTATATGGCCAGTGCCCCGATAGCATGGAAGTGCTGCTGATTGGCACGGGCGCCAAACAGGTTTTTCCCGGCATGGACATTCGCAAGTTTTTCGCCAACAAACGCTGCCCGGTGGAGTACATGGACAGCCAGGCTGCCTGCCGCACTTACAACATTTTGATCGGTGAAGGCCGGCATGTAATTGCCGCGATTTTACTATGA
- a CDS encoding pyridoxal phosphate-dependent aminotransferase, with amino-acid sequence MKPILKSAKLANVCYDIRGPVMQRARQLEEEGHRILKLNIGNLAPFGFEAPDEVRQDVIMNLGDASGYSDSKGLFAARKAIMHYTQQKKIKGVTLDDIIVGNGVSELIVMSMQGLLNNGDEVLVPAPDYPLWTAAVSISGGTPRHYLCDEQSDWYPDTKHLRSLINEKTKAMVIINPNNPTGALYPEEVLQELVQIAREHQLIIFADEIYDKMLYDGAEHTSIASLADDVLFITMNGLSKNYRACGYRAGWMVISGDKRHATDYIDGLGIMASMRLCANVPGQYAIQTSLGGYQSIDDLVGPGGRLTRQRDLAYDLMTSIPGVTCVKPKAALYLFPRLDPKIYPIKNDQRFVLELLEAEKVLVVQGTGFNWINPDHFRVVFLPNTDDLTDAVGRIARFLESYRKQHLG; translated from the coding sequence ATGAAACCCATTCTCAAATCTGCCAAGCTGGCCAATGTTTGCTACGACATCCGCGGACCGGTGATGCAGCGAGCGCGCCAGCTGGAAGAGGAAGGGCACCGCATCCTGAAGCTGAACATCGGCAATTTGGCACCTTTTGGTTTTGAAGCACCCGATGAGGTTCGGCAAGATGTGATCATGAATCTGGGCGATGCCTCGGGCTACAGCGACAGCAAGGGCTTGTTTGCAGCGCGCAAAGCCATCATGCATTACACCCAGCAAAAGAAAATCAAGGGTGTAACGCTCGACGACATCATTGTGGGCAATGGTGTATCCGAGCTGATCGTGATGAGCATGCAGGGCTTACTGAACAACGGCGATGAAGTACTGGTGCCCGCGCCCGATTACCCTTTGTGGACAGCTGCCGTGAGTATTTCCGGCGGTACGCCACGCCATTACCTGTGCGATGAGCAAAGCGATTGGTACCCCGACACCAAGCACCTGCGCAGCCTGATCAATGAAAAAACCAAGGCCATGGTGATCATCAACCCCAACAACCCCACGGGCGCTTTGTATCCCGAGGAGGTGTTGCAGGAATTGGTACAAATTGCCCGTGAACACCAACTCATTATTTTCGCAGACGAGATTTACGACAAAATGTTGTATGACGGCGCGGAGCACACCTCGATTGCTTCGCTGGCCGACGACGTGCTCTTCATCACCATGAACGGCTTGTCCAAAAACTACCGCGCATGTGGTTACAGGGCAGGTTGGATGGTCATTTCTGGCGACAAACGCCATGCCACCGATTACATCGACGGTTTGGGCATCATGGCCTCCATGCGCCTGTGTGCCAACGTACCAGGCCAGTACGCCATTCAAACTTCGCTGGGTGGCTATCAAAGCATCGATGATTTGGTGGGGCCCGGCGGGCGCCTTACCCGTCAGCGTGACCTCGCTTACGATCTGATGACTTCCATTCCAGGCGTCACTTGTGTGAAGCCCAAAGCAGCGCTTTATCTGTTTCCGCGCCTGGACCCCAAAATTTATCCCATCAAGAATGACCAGCGCTTTGTGCTGGAGTTACTGGAGGCTGAAAAGGTACTTGTGGTGCAGGGCACAGGCTTTAATTGGATCAATCCGGATCATTTCCGGGTGGTTTTCCTACCCAACACCGATGATTTGACGGACGCAGTTGGTAGAATTGCACGCTTCCTGGAAAGTTATCGAAAACAACACCTTGGCTGA
- a CDS encoding homoserine dehydrogenase, which yields MNKPLRVALLGLGTVGSGTFNVLNTNASEIERRVGFPIQIKVIADLNTDKARELAGPGVEVLGDAFEAVKRDDIDVVVELIGGYTIAKQLVLAAINAGKHVVTANKALLAVHGDEIFAAAEAKNVMVAFEAAVAGGIPVIKSIKEGLAANKIEYVAGIINGTCNFILSEMRDKGLPFADVLAQAQAFGYAEADPTFDIEGVDAAHKISLLSSLAFGVPVQFEKAYIEGITKLTKEDIQFAEQLGYRVKLLGIAKRTDQGIELRVHPTLIPGKRLIANVEGVMNAVLVKANAVGPTLYYGAGAGSLPTASAVVADLIEIARASQAPLASRVPVLAFQKEGIQNLDVLPMEKVVTAFYLRLAVDDKPGVLAEVTRLLADNQISIEAMIQRQATSEKETAEIVLLTHRCVEGDVNKAIAKIEALDSVHGPLTRIRVEDLS from the coding sequence ATGAACAAACCTCTACGAGTGGCCCTGCTGGGTTTGGGTACTGTCGGTTCTGGCACATTCAATGTGTTGAACACCAATGCGAGTGAAATTGAGCGTCGTGTGGGTTTTCCCATTCAGATCAAAGTCATCGCCGACCTGAACACCGATAAAGCGCGCGAACTGGCTGGTCCCGGCGTTGAGGTGTTGGGTGATGCATTCGAGGCAGTCAAGCGCGACGACATCGACGTGGTGGTTGAATTGATCGGTGGTTACACCATTGCCAAGCAACTGGTGCTGGCTGCGATCAATGCGGGCAAGCATGTGGTCACGGCCAACAAGGCTTTGCTGGCTGTGCATGGTGATGAAATTTTTGCTGCGGCTGAAGCCAAGAATGTGATGGTGGCTTTTGAAGCGGCAGTGGCTGGTGGCATTCCTGTGATCAAGTCGATCAAGGAAGGGCTGGCCGCCAACAAGATTGAATATGTAGCGGGCATCATCAACGGCACCTGCAATTTCATTTTGTCAGAAATGCGTGACAAAGGCCTGCCCTTTGCCGATGTCTTGGCCCAAGCCCAGGCATTCGGCTACGCCGAAGCCGACCCCACATTTGACATAGAGGGTGTGGATGCAGCCCACAAAATCAGCCTGCTGAGCTCGTTGGCTTTTGGCGTCCCTGTTCAGTTCGAGAAAGCCTACATTGAAGGCATTACCAAGCTGACCAAGGAAGACATCCAGTTTGCAGAGCAATTGGGCTACCGCGTTAAACTTTTGGGAATTGCCAAGCGCACCGATCAAGGCATTGAGTTGCGCGTTCACCCCACGCTTATTCCTGGCAAGCGCTTGATCGCCAATGTGGAAGGTGTCATGAATGCAGTGTTGGTGAAAGCCAATGCTGTAGGCCCAACCCTGTACTACGGCGCTGGCGCTGGCAGTTTGCCCACAGCCTCGGCTGTGGTGGCCGACCTTATCGAAATTGCGCGCGCAAGCCAGGCTCCTTTGGCCAGCCGCGTGCCCGTGTTGGCTTTCCAGAAAGAAGGCATTCAAAACCTGGATGTGTTGCCTATGGAGAAGGTGGTGACTGCCTTCTACTTGCGCTTGGCGGTAGACGACAAACCTGGTGTGCTGGCCGAGGTCACTCGCTTGCTGGCCGACAACCAAATTTCAATTGAAGCCATGATTCAGCGCCAGGCCACCAGCGAAAAAGAAACCGCTGAAATTGTGTTGCTGACCCACCGCTGTGTGGAAGGTGATGTGAACAAGGCCATCGCAAAAATCGAGGCTTTGGATAGCGTTCATGGCCCCTTGACCCGAATTCGCGTAGAGGACTTGAGCTGA
- the thrC gene encoding threonine synthase — translation MKYFSSRGGMDPQDFSEILLEGLAPDGGLAVPEFYPQVALHVLESWKHLSYGELAFEVLKPYATDIPEADLKALTTKTYTKAVYGTEEITPVRELFDGMKVLELSNGPTLAFKDMAMQLLGNLFEYQLARTNRELNILGATSGDTGSAAEYAMRGKKGVRVFMLSPAGKMSAFQRAQMYSLQDPNIFNIAIEGLFDDCQDIVKAVSEDLEYKARQKIGTVNSINWGRISAQVVYYFNAYLRTAEKIGDPVSFAVPSGNFGNVLAGHIARQMGLPIRKLIVATNENNVLDEFFKTGVYRPRKSAETYITSSPSMDISKASNFERFVYDLLGRDPKALKALWQDLAANGQFDLSEDPRFKRVEEDFGFQSGSSNHQNRLDTIKEVFARTGTLIDTHTADAVKVARDLVEPGVPMVILETALAVKFAETIEEATGQTPPVPAQFQGIEKLPQRVVEMPISVEQVKTFIAENTGL, via the coding sequence ATGAAATACTTCAGCAGCCGTGGGGGCATGGATCCCCAAGATTTCTCTGAAATTTTGCTGGAAGGTTTGGCACCCGATGGTGGTTTGGCCGTGCCTGAGTTTTATCCGCAAGTGGCTTTGCACGTGCTGGAAAGCTGGAAACACCTCAGCTACGGTGAACTGGCATTTGAGGTATTAAAGCCTTATGCCACCGACATTCCAGAAGCCGACCTGAAAGCGCTGACCACCAAAACCTACACCAAGGCCGTGTATGGCACCGAAGAAATTACGCCGGTGCGCGAACTGTTCGATGGCATGAAGGTGTTGGAGCTTTCAAACGGCCCCACGCTGGCTTTCAAAGACATGGCCATGCAGTTGCTGGGAAACCTGTTTGAATACCAGTTGGCTCGCACCAACCGCGAATTGAACATTCTCGGTGCCACCAGCGGCGACACGGGTTCGGCGGCCGAATATGCCATGCGCGGCAAGAAAGGCGTGCGGGTGTTCATGTTGAGCCCGGCCGGCAAAATGAGCGCATTTCAACGCGCCCAAATGTACAGCCTGCAAGACCCGAACATTTTCAACATTGCCATTGAAGGTTTGTTCGATGATTGCCAGGACATTGTGAAGGCGGTGAGCGAAGACCTTGAATACAAGGCACGCCAGAAAATTGGCACGGTGAATTCCATCAATTGGGGTCGCATTTCTGCTCAGGTGGTGTATTACTTCAATGCTTACCTGCGCACCGCCGAAAAGATAGGCGACCCGGTCAGCTTCGCAGTGCCGTCCGGTAACTTTGGCAACGTGCTGGCTGGTCACATTGCCCGGCAAATGGGCCTGCCCATTCGCAAGTTGATCGTAGCCACCAATGAAAACAATGTGTTGGACGAATTCTTTAAAACCGGCGTGTACCGTCCGCGCAAATCGGCGGAAACCTACATCACCTCCAGCCCGTCCATGGACATTTCGAAGGCCTCGAACTTTGAACGATTTGTATACGATTTGTTGGGTCGTGATCCCAAGGCCTTGAAAGCTTTGTGGCAAGACTTGGCTGCGAATGGTCAATTCGATCTTTCCGAAGATCCACGTTTCAAGCGGGTTGAAGAAGACTTTGGTTTTCAGTCTGGTTCATCGAATCACCAAAACCGCCTGGACACCATCAAGGAAGTTTTCGCCCGGACGGGTACCTTGATTGACACCCACACGGCCGATGCCGTGAAAGTGGCCCGCGATCTTGTGGAGCCTGGCGTACCTATGGTCATTCTTGAAACCGCCCTGGCGGTGAAGTTTGCGGAAACCATTGAAGAAGCCACTGGCCAAACACCGCCAGTGCCCGCGCAGTTCCAGGGCATTGAAAAGTTGCCTCAGCGGGTTGTTGAAATGCCCATATCCGTTGAACAGGTCAAAACGTTCATTGCCGAGAATACCGGGCTGTAA
- a CDS encoding sigma-54-dependent transcriptional regulator — protein sequence MTSHSNTVDLPKVAAGQGIDAQPRKGLSALAVDDEPGMRHFLEKALETRFARVDTAGSVEMAQALFDGHDYSTVVLDVSLPGKSGLQWLNELRQGGYEGDVILITGYADMDTAIGALRAGAQDFLQKPFRIDQLWYALDRAADQNRLKRENFVLKRAVSNLQQNEQVMVGESPIVRQLRKLVAKVAPTDSTVLLTGESGSGKEVLARTLHGMSLRSERPFVPINCGAISPELIESELFGHAKGAFTGANESHQGLFYYAQGGTLFLDEIGELPLSMQTKLLRVLEDRRIRPVGSTKEVDVDVRIVAATNVNLDVEVKRGRFRQDLYYRLQVMPIEMPPLRSRPEDIELLANYFIKVFAKKLRIDPLKISPDMLARLQAYEWPGNVRELRNFIERSLILGYFPKEDLPLNLDLDEREHTAEDPQNESLEQVEKAHILRVLNACSGNKSEAARRLGVSRKTLERKCMAWSQE from the coding sequence TTGACCTCTCACTCCAACACTGTCGACCTCCCCAAAGTTGCCGCAGGCCAAGGCATAGATGCCCAGCCGAGAAAGGGTTTGTCTGCGCTGGCGGTGGATGATGAGCCCGGCATGCGCCATTTTCTGGAAAAGGCGCTCGAAACCCGTTTTGCCCGTGTAGACACCGCAGGTTCTGTTGAAATGGCCCAAGCCCTGTTCGACGGCCATGACTACAGCACCGTGGTGCTGGATGTGAGCCTGCCTGGTAAAAGTGGCCTGCAATGGTTAAACGAATTGCGCCAGGGGGGCTACGAGGGCGATGTGATTTTAATCACCGGCTATGCCGACATGGACACCGCCATTGGCGCACTGCGCGCGGGTGCGCAAGATTTCCTGCAAAAACCGTTTCGAATCGACCAGCTTTGGTACGCGCTTGATCGCGCCGCGGATCAAAACCGTTTGAAACGTGAAAACTTTGTGCTGAAACGCGCGGTTTCAAACTTGCAGCAGAATGAACAGGTGATGGTGGGTGAAAGCCCGATTGTGCGCCAACTCCGAAAGCTTGTGGCCAAAGTGGCTCCCACCGATTCCACTGTGTTGCTCACGGGTGAGTCTGGCTCGGGCAAAGAAGTATTGGCCCGAACGCTGCATGGCATGAGCCTGCGCAGTGAGCGGCCGTTTGTGCCAATCAACTGTGGCGCCATCTCTCCAGAATTGATTGAAAGCGAGTTGTTTGGTCATGCCAAGGGCGCTTTCACGGGTGCCAATGAATCCCATCAGGGCTTGTTCTACTACGCGCAGGGCGGCACCCTGTTTCTTGATGAAATTGGCGAATTGCCGCTCAGCATGCAAACCAAATTGCTTCGCGTGCTCGAAGACCGGCGAATTCGCCCGGTGGGCAGCACCAAGGAAGTGGACGTGGATGTTCGTATTGTGGCTGCGACCAACGTAAACCTGGATGTGGAAGTGAAGCGAGGGCGGTTTCGGCAAGACTTGTACTACCGCTTGCAGGTGATGCCGATTGAAATGCCACCGTTGCGCAGCCGCCCCGAGGACATTGAGCTTCTGGCCAATTACTTCATCAAGGTGTTTGCCAAAAAGCTGCGTATTGATCCCCTGAAAATAAGCCCGGACATGCTGGCCCGCCTTCAAGCCTACGAATGGCCAGGCAATGTGCGGGAGCTACGCAACTTCATCGAACGTTCATTGATTCTGGGTTATTTCCCCAAAGAAGATTTGCCTTTGAATCTGGATCTGGATGAACGCGAGCACACTGCTGAAGACCCCCAGAATGAGTCGCTTGAGCAGGTCGAAAAGGCGCATATTCTTCGCGTATTGAATGCCTGCAGTGGCAATAAATCCGAGGCAGCGCGCCGCTTGGGCGTGTCCCGAAAAACACTTGAACGAAAGTGCATGGCGTGGAGCCAAGAATAG
- a CDS encoding sensor histidine kinase → MEPRIGQRPFPPRGHFWPSHWTVKTKLVVTACIPLLVLVPIVAMLVWSAGQAAYTKILISKVRSDLVLAQQEFTDVQESKSLALKSWSESAYLRNLLNQRGGKLNNKDLQAQAERLGFAYLRLISPTGMVVNSFPPRLPYMLDSEVQKSVKFRESGSYTVLLSNKELMDISPDLASRAVQAIIPTSNASPSPKSTENRGLVVQVLQPVFNNGNMLGYLEGGLLLNGNLGLVDEINNLIYSPNTLLEGSIGTTTIFLEDVRVATTVRRDGELRALGTRVSDVVRQSVLGRGEVWLERAFVVNDWYVAAYAPLLSPEGARIGMFYVGFLEAPYANIKTQLLILFLLAVGAAMVLGAMMVVRLTSGIFYPLRRMNYIMSLQERGDTAARVGDLRREDEFADLANHFDALLDQLDARRSELLGLNEQLDERVRQRTADLQAANQKLHQAVEQLLASEKLAALGQLTAGIAHEFNNPLAIMMGHLDLIRITLNDPESLKTVRLLDEQVHRMRNIVQKLLQFCRPDEYASYTEEINVNEIIQDSILFVRNEIDMARAQLKFDFSAQQTVQFSKTELQQVMVNLLINATHALEGQFDAQFAALNEGPTISIKTADVRLSDGQPAVQILVQNNGEAIPSDRLQLIFKMFYTSKQAGRGTGLGLPVSRMLVQRYGGDLWATSPVLPEVEPQFGACFEIVLRCKARPSADILKETGQQLLLIEKQLSEGN, encoded by the coding sequence GTGGAGCCAAGAATAGGTCAGCGGCCATTTCCGCCACGCGGGCATTTTTGGCCCAGCCACTGGACTGTTAAAACCAAACTGGTTGTTACAGCCTGCATCCCTTTGCTGGTGCTTGTTCCAATTGTGGCCATGCTGGTGTGGTCAGCGGGGCAGGCCGCTTACACAAAAATCCTGATTTCGAAAGTTCGCAGTGATCTGGTACTCGCCCAGCAAGAATTCACCGATGTGCAGGAAAGCAAATCACTGGCTTTGAAATCCTGGTCTGAGAGCGCCTATCTTCGGAATTTGCTGAACCAGCGGGGCGGCAAGCTGAACAACAAAGACCTTCAGGCGCAGGCTGAGCGACTCGGTTTTGCCTACCTGCGTTTGATCAGTCCAACTGGCATGGTGGTGAATTCGTTTCCCCCACGCTTGCCATACATGCTTGACTCCGAGGTACAAAAGTCGGTGAAGTTTCGCGAGTCGGGCAGCTACACCGTGTTGCTCTCGAACAAAGAGCTGATGGATATTTCTCCCGATCTCGCCTCGCGTGCGGTGCAGGCGATTATCCCCACCTCCAATGCTAGTCCCTCACCCAAAAGCACCGAGAACCGTGGTTTGGTCGTTCAGGTGCTGCAACCTGTTTTCAACAATGGAAACATGTTGGGGTACCTGGAAGGCGGCTTGCTGTTGAACGGTAACCTGGGTTTGGTGGATGAAATCAACAACCTGATTTATTCGCCAAACACCTTGCTGGAAGGCTCAATTGGCACCACCACCATTTTCCTTGAAGATGTGCGAGTGGCGACCACGGTTCGTCGCGACGGCGAACTGCGCGCGCTGGGCACACGTGTGTCCGATGTGGTTCGGCAAAGTGTTTTGGGCCGGGGTGAGGTGTGGCTGGAACGCGCATTCGTCGTGAACGACTGGTATGTGGCAGCTTATGCACCACTGCTTAGCCCCGAGGGTGCACGAATCGGCATGTTTTATGTGGGCTTTCTGGAAGCCCCTTATGCCAATATAAAAACACAACTGCTGATTTTGTTTTTGTTGGCGGTGGGGGCGGCCATGGTGTTGGGTGCCATGATGGTGGTGCGTTTGACATCCGGAATTTTTTACCCACTTCGCCGCATGAATTACATTATGAGCTTGCAGGAACGTGGCGATACTGCGGCGCGTGTGGGAGACCTTCGCCGTGAAGACGAATTTGCTGACCTGGCCAATCATTTTGATGCGCTGCTGGATCAACTGGATGCACGGCGCAGCGAACTGCTCGGCTTGAATGAGCAACTGGATGAGCGTGTGCGACAGCGAACTGCCGACCTGCAGGCTGCAAATCAAAAACTTCATCAGGCAGTGGAGCAGTTGCTGGCCTCAGAGAAGCTAGCGGCCTTGGGGCAGTTAACTGCGGGTATCGCACATGAGTTCAATAATCCGTTGGCGATCATGATGGGGCATCTGGATTTGATTCGCATTACCCTGAACGATCCAGAAAGCCTTAAAACCGTGCGTTTGCTGGATGAGCAGGTACACCGCATGCGCAACATTGTGCAAAAGCTGCTGCAGTTTTGCAGGCCCGATGAATACGCTTCCTACACCGAAGAAATCAATGTCAACGAAATCATTCAGGACAGTATTCTGTTTGTTCGAAATGAAATTGACATGGCTCGTGCGCAACTGAAGTTTGATTTTTCTGCGCAACAAACGGTTCAATTCAGTAAAACCGAGTTGCAGCAGGTCATGGTCAATTTGTTGATTAATGCAACCCACGCTCTGGAAGGACAGTTCGACGCCCAATTTGCAGCATTGAACGAGGGCCCCACCATTTCAATAAAAACTGCCGATGTTCGCTTAAGTGACGGACAGCCAGCTGTGCAAATTCTGGTGCAAAACAACGGAGAAGCGATTCCCTCCGATCGTTTGCAGCTTATTTTCAAAATGTTCTACACCAGCAAGCAGGCAGGTCGTGGAACCGGGCTGGGTTTGCCCGTGTCTCGCATGTTGGTGCAACGTTATGGTGGCGATTTGTGGGCCACCAGCCCGGTACTGCCTGAAGTTGAGCCACAATTCGGTGCATGTTTTGAAATTGTATTGCGTTGCAAGGCACGCCCATCCGCAGATATTTTGAAAGAAACAGGTCAGCAACTGTTGTTGATCGAAAAGCAATTGTCAGAAGGAAACTGA
- the mobB gene encoding molybdopterin-guanine dinucleotide biosynthesis protein B — protein MPKVFGFAGFSGVGKTTLIEQLLPILIGEGVRVSVIKHAHHDFDIDRPGKDSYRHREAGAYEVLITANKRWVLMHELRDEAEPTLEDQLEKLSPCDLVIVEGFKRADIPKIEIWREANGKPMLYPQDPNIIAVACDTEIECRGLPILPLNDPASIAQFILKRFVND, from the coding sequence GTGCCCAAGGTGTTTGGCTTTGCCGGATTTTCCGGCGTGGGTAAAACCACATTGATTGAACAGCTCTTGCCCATTCTGATTGGTGAGGGAGTTCGGGTGTCTGTCATCAAACATGCGCACCATGATTTTGACATTGACCGGCCGGGTAAAGACTCCTACAGACATCGCGAGGCAGGTGCCTACGAAGTACTGATTACCGCCAACAAACGTTGGGTGTTGATGCACGAGCTGCGCGACGAAGCGGAGCCCACACTCGAGGATCAACTTGAAAAATTGTCGCCCTGTGACTTGGTCATTGTTGAGGGATTCAAGCGGGCGGATATTCCCAAAATTGAAATTTGGCGCGAGGCCAATGGCAAGCCCATGTTGTATCCTCAAGACCCGAATATTATTGCTGTGGCCTGCGACACCGAAATTGAGTGCCGCGGTTTGCCCATTCTTCCCTTGAATGACCCAGCTTCGATTGCGCAATTCATCTTGAAACGGTTCGTGAATGATTGA
- a CDS encoding molybdopterin molybdotransferase MoeA: protein MIDLNDLLEQVWPMATQQAVPTESVSLNNALGRVLAQDVFSSLNVPQHDNSGMDGYAVCCTDIQPSRRFQISQRVPAGASPQPLQPGTVARIFTGAPIPPGADSVVMQEDVVVNDDGSVTFSALPKSGQWIRRAGEDIASGQVVLSQGTRLDAIHVGLLASIGVPTVSVNRRLKVGVMVTGSELQSPGQLLQLGQIYNSNEYVWCGLLEAMHADVRSVGIVPDNFEATCAALESLADCDAVISSGGVSVGEEDHVKPAIEKVGQLRSWKVAMKPGKPIAFGHINRQDGGQSWFFGLPGNPVSSAVAFQLIVKPFLSLLEGQGLAEVDWRLRTRKVQAAFTWPTPDSRREEFLRADVQSDKASLFANQSSGVLTSLARSSGLVRLAKGQQVNPGDWVDYVSYQDLMK, encoded by the coding sequence ATGATTGATTTGAATGACTTGCTTGAGCAGGTGTGGCCCATGGCCACCCAGCAGGCAGTACCGACTGAATCTGTCAGTTTGAACAACGCCCTTGGCCGGGTGTTGGCACAGGATGTTTTTTCCAGTTTGAATGTGCCGCAACACGACAATAGCGGCATGGATGGTTACGCGGTTTGTTGCACTGATATTCAACCATCCCGGCGTTTTCAGATTTCCCAACGTGTGCCCGCAGGTGCCTCTCCCCAACCCTTGCAGCCTGGCACTGTGGCTCGAATCTTTACCGGCGCACCAATTCCTCCCGGCGCGGATTCCGTGGTAATGCAGGAAGACGTGGTGGTGAATGACGATGGCAGCGTCACATTCAGCGCTTTGCCAAAATCAGGGCAATGGATACGGCGCGCAGGTGAAGACATTGCAAGTGGGCAGGTAGTGCTGTCCCAAGGCACACGACTCGATGCCATTCATGTGGGCTTGCTTGCGTCCATTGGTGTACCCACCGTGTCGGTCAACAGGCGCTTGAAAGTAGGTGTAATGGTTACTGGCAGTGAGCTTCAAAGCCCAGGTCAGCTTTTACAGCTGGGTCAAATCTACAATTCCAATGAGTATGTGTGGTGCGGTCTTCTTGAAGCCATGCACGCCGATGTGCGCTCGGTAGGTATTGTTCCCGATAACTTTGAGGCCACATGCGCTGCGCTTGAATCCCTGGCCGATTGTGATGCCGTAATCAGCTCGGGCGGTGTGTCGGTGGGTGAGGAGGACCATGTGAAACCTGCGATCGAAAAAGTGGGTCAACTGCGGTCATGGAAAGTGGCCATGAAGCCGGGCAAGCCGATTGCATTTGGCCACATCAATCGACAAGATGGCGGGCAAAGCTGGTTTTTTGGCTTGCCAGGCAACCCTGTTTCCAGTGCAGTGGCTTTTCAACTGATCGTGAAGCCTTTTTTGAGTTTGCTGGAAGGACAAGGTCTCGCGGAGGTGGATTGGCGCTTGCGCACGAGAAAAGTTCAGGCTGCGTTTACCTGGCCCACACCTGATTCTCGCCGCGAGGAGTTTTTGCGGGCGGATGTACAATCGGACAAGGCGAGTTTGTTTGCAAACCAAAGTTCTGGGGTATTAACCTCGCTGGCCAGATCCAGCGGCCTGGTCAGGCTGGCCAAAGGGCAGCAGGTAAACCCGGGTGATTGGGTCGATTACGTGTCGTATCAGGATTTGATGAAATGA